The DNA region ttatacgaTCGAAAATTACTATCGAcacataaaatttaaaaatatatttataattgtaacAGGTCGACGTCGCTGTATGGGAGAGACATTAGCAAGAAGTAATTTATTCATTGTAATAACTACTCTCTTacaaaaatttacattttctgTAGTACCTGGAGAACAAAAGCCATCCACATTAGATTTCCATGATGGTGTAACTGCTGCTCCAAAACCATTTAAAGTATTAGTTACTGCTAAGACGTAATCCACAtgcaaatatttcataaacatATTGAGTGCAtcataatcaaaattatagtaaaattagaaatattgttACATATCATCAAATTTATTGATGAAAATCTTGTACATGAGACATTATTATGTACACTAATCCCATAATTCCAACTTCTTGCCAATTCATTAAAACTGAACCTattaaactattaaaaaataaatatgaaattaaaaagatttttactataaattttattactcattaattattttattttaattacaaattttacataattacaaacaaataaaacctATTAATCCTtgtttaattacttatttttacTAATTTCTATAGGTAACAAATCTCCCCATCTGCTAACTCTTGCACAACGATATGCATTcctataaatacataattgaAGTACTTAAACATAgtcaatgtaatatatttatcaaagtaAACAAAAGACATTATGTACTAACTTTCCATACTTGTAAGAGGtgaatataatttcttctaatttccCATTAGCTGTACATGTACGACATATTACATGCCTGGATCGTTTTAATGTTGGCTGTACAACACGTGGCCATTGCTTATCACTATCTGATCGTATatctgaaaagaaatattttctctataatactataattccgttattttatatcaataaagaatatattttattgtaactAAGTATACCTTTTTTCAATATGACATAAGAGAAACgttgtttttttaaaagagaaggaCCTAACAATGGTAATGTATAATAAGAAGTCTCAAAATTACAAGGAATCTCATCCGTGTAATATCTTGGGCACTTCATATCATGAGGACactaaaataagatatttgtaaaatattaactGTATtagtttcttataaattttaaaaagtattaagaaaattaacttttccttttatacttATCAGTTAAACTTATCTAGGTCAGAATAAAATttggataaatatatattttatgatagtACTTACAGGTGCAAGAACATGGgcacaattattattattatcatttgattcgaaaatattatagagTACAATATCACGTGCTTCATTCACTGCCTTTAAAAAGATGatggatattatatataagaataaaagaaatgttatttcatatgaatttcataaatacatactGTAAATCCTGCATTTGTTCCATCTTCAATAATAACAAGATACTTTTGCGCTTTAGCCCAAAGTTTTTGTATAACATTAAAACGTGTCTTCATATCAGGTAATtccaataaagaaaatgaactaACAACAATATCATAAGTTGGCTATAACCGTAAAAacacaattaaaaattcatttgatatttaaaacatAGTACATATGAAATTTCAGAATTATACCACAGGAACTGCAGGAAGAAACTGTctatagaaaatgtttttaattggatgagtattatatttgtttaattcttCTGACAAATCATTCATTTCAATTGAAGAATCTACaccaaaatattcttttaaagaaTCAGACCAAAGTTGTGATGCTGCCCTAAATTAACAATAtcctttataattatttaatatttatatatttttaatacatatcaAATCTAATACATACCACATAACTGTTCCAATTCCAGATCCAAAATCAAATAAAGTTTGAggtttaaaatttatattcttacttttaatttgatttaagACTTTATATACAACAGAATATTCATATTGGCTTCTACCAACTATATACAACAAACCAGTTTGTCTGTTATAATCAATAGCGATATTGGTTGAATTATGCAATTGtcgtttttcattatataattttggattaatgtttatattaaattcattaatatttttatccattttatacaaatttgaaGGATGCATAGAagcttgtaattttttttcttcattctgtAAATTTGGTTCtacatttgatatatttctacCAAGTAAATGTTGCATCAATTTTTGTCCACCATTGGATAAATatgattttgatatttttgaatctttatataataaaaaaaaaataaagaaattattttacactatatattattattatattatatttaagtaaCAATTATTACAAACCTTCTAAAACTATCTCAATTGAATTCTTAATCCAATCAGGTACTTCTACAAATCGTGGTTTTATTATTCCAGGATGATGTCgatgttttaataaatcattttcaagTAAAGTATTTACATCATCATCAAGTTTTACTTCCACTTTTACTGAAAACTAAagatataattctatttaaatcataattatataaaaatcagaatacataataaaaataagattgtATATGTCATGTATATTATGTTGTTTTTTATAAgccataaatatttttaaacttacATTTCGCACTTGCATACgtcgtaaaaaatataaatttaacatcatgtaatttctttttcaaaatttataccatcaatgaaaaaaaatcacgtGTATTTTAacctataaaaaatgtaaacagATTTTCTAATCGTCCCTTTATGAAAACTTTTAAACGATTGTAATCACTTCATATATTActtatgatttattaaataattttttcataatatattttttataatgactttaattacaaaaaatttctaagatagTAATTTcctaaatttaataaaaatatataattttttttcttttatttacgtGATATATAATTGTGTATTTCGATTCTTTGAATCGACATTtgatatcaaattaatataaaaagttactcaaacaataataaaaatatataaaatcataatttatattttattatactcaaTTCTATTATACATGTTTGTTGTTTTCCAGTACTATTGTAATATTTAGATTCATTTGAGGTAATAGCAAAATTTTGTCAATAGAGAGCGTGATTGatgatattaatagaaaactATTTGGAAGAACATTGTTTatgttcaaaataaaataatttattaaggtTGTTCATTATCTctagttttataatttgtgCTAACGATGAGTACAGACGTAATTCTTGAacgattttgataaataaggtcttattttaaagataaaagctCAAGCAAGCATCTGGcttttctgatatttttaaaaagttttattttctttataaaaaatcatgtCATGAAATGGTATTTTTTCAACAATAgcttatatatgaaaataaagccttttaaaaaattcgagaaagcCATGATTTCGCTTAAACCTtcgtctttaaaataaaacctTGTTCATTTAAATCATTTGATTTATACTTGGATCCATTGTATATATCCCTATAGGTAGAATATAACCTAACAAGCTTATATACTGATAGAATAGGCGCATGGTGGGGGGTAGGTTTTCCTAGTACgcttgtagttcatattttatcCGCATCTATCGCTGAAGTCCTTACAAGCGATAAGTAGTAATGAGAAATAACTTCTCTTAACGTCTTTTAAGAAAGTAATGAGAAGAGTATTGAATTGTCACAAACCTGCATAGAAagtttaattacattttataaaatatgaatacaaTGAAAAAGAGTGCGAgtgaagaaaaacaaaattcatcGATTCCTTCATATCGTCTTAATGAGGCTCCAAAAAAAtgcaatttatctttttcaattaattttgattttgattatacAAACAGTGATAATTCGTCTGATTCAGAAACCGCTGATTTACAAATAGATATTTCAGAAATCGATAATGATGATCCACCTACTAAACATAAAAGAGAATCAGTCAAAGAAACGTCAGTTCTTAACGAAATGGAAGAAGAGATTGAGAGGCAACTTGATGCTAAAGCAGCTAAAACTAATCTAACTGCTacgaatgtaaaaaatatattaaaacgtgTTATTACAAACAATGAACAAGTAATGGCTGTGGTACAAAAACGTTTACATGATACAGAAGAAGATATCATTTTTGAACCTAAACTCACAAGAGCTAAAGCAAAGTATGTAATCTATCTTAAGAAATTACGTtacattataatacatatacatttgtgtgaaaattttaattgattttataatagaGAATTAGGTGCCGTAGAACAAGTTAATGTGTTGTGGAATACTAGACCAGTTAAGAAACCACCGTTACAAGTATTAATAGACGAAGAATTCCCAGAAGACTCTTCTGATGAAGAATATAAGCCAGAGCAAGATAAACAAAGTGATgacgatagagaaatagaaatttctaTTAGTGGCGATATAGAGTCACAACTACCTATCCCAGTACATCAGTTTGATTCAGCTTTACAAAAAAAACCTAAATCACCTAATATTCAATATGATCCAGaaggaatttttaaaattccttggtaagaaaatgatatttctataatttcagTTATCTTTCATCATTAAAATACTATATCTTTTAGCTTACCTCATGTACcaacagaagaagaaagtattgGTCATAGAACACGTTCTAAACTTTGCTTAAGTGAAACACCATTAGAACAAATTGAACAGGCATTTGTGCCCCCTGATATTACGACAGATATGTATGATTCTGATTGTGACGAAGATTGGGgtaattttttgaaagaatttaCACAACCTTTAGAACAAGAGCACACTGCAGAAGATGATCCAGAAGCTGATCCTGAATATAACATTTTGGAAGATGAAGAAACAGATTTATGTTAGTATCTAAAAGTACAagaatgttaataatatatttcattataaatatataaagtgaaTATGATAATGCTAATGTTTACATATTTTCAGTggataaagaagaattaagGGCCGACAAAGATGTCGAAATTACTTTTAAGGAGTTAATTGATTTGTTTGAGTTTACAGATACATTTATcaaacaagaagaacaagaagtatctaaaaaaaagaaactttcagATAATTTAAATACATCTGTTGAAAAGAACACACtggtaaaaatataatgctgCTATAAATCTGATAATTTAAaacaattcgattttttttatttaattgctaatttaattgttttgttttataacaGAATTGTTCTGAACTTTCAATGTTAGTAAACTTTGAGCAGCGCCATTTACTAACTATTCAATTACAACAACATGTTCAACTAATGGTACAACATTTTGCTATGACATACATGCATCCAGATTTACATATCCTCTCAAAAACgtgtaaacaaaatttaaatagCATAAGGTATATGAGAAGATATATTACAAGACAAAATTGATAAAAGGATATTAGATTTTtggacaaatattttattattttattttcatatattattaatttctttagatATTTAAGTAATGGGCCAAATTCTGCATTCAATGTAGGAAATATATCTGATGCATTAAAATTAGTTTCTGATtgggaaaataaatttttggaGCCAAAGTTTCATGAAGAATTCAAAAAACATATAGAAGATGAAAATACTATAAAAACAATGCGTCTTAAGAATAGATGGGAATATATACCTCAATTTTATCCcgatctaataaaattatttgttgaAAGCAAAGCTTTGATATATCCACAACTTCTACCAGATATACCTTTCAAAAGTGAATTAACTAAATACACAAAGTCACCATTTTTAAAACCTGAAGAAAAGTAagtcttttaatttaaaaagattatgttaatacattatataataatattatttgtcataaataatatttttattttagtttaatTGCATTAGGCCTTGAGCAATTCTTCCCATTTGTGGCATCTCAAAAGACGaaatttaaaagtaaaaagttcCAATTATTTGATGTAGCTCAATTAATTGCTGAATATTTACTACCTGTtagagaatcaaaaaaaatatttttctatgttcGAAAACAACGTTCTGCCAAAGATTTCAATCCAATTAAGGtagtaaattaatatatactttttcatttataaaacaatatttttaatggaatTTTATTACAGCATTATTTTGACAAGGGTACAGCTCCTAGAATAATACATTACATAACATTAGAATATGATCATAAAGCACCAATACATCAGCCAATACATCTTTTACCTGCAAAATGGCAAAATTATCTTACTAATGTAAGTAGATtaaaactatttatatattaattaaaaaacgtaagagtaatatactaaataaatttgataatattgtatagacTAAACCAAAAATGGATATATTAAAACGTAAACATATTCTGAATTCATACAATGATACATCTAAGATAGAAAACCTAATAAATGATAAGTTCAATCTACATCCTTATGTTTCAAAACATCATCCACTACGAAATCCAATTGTAAATGTTCTGCCTAAAATACTGCCAAACCCGAaacttttatcaaataatataacaacaaAAAGTGTTCAAGGAAAAACTAATATTCAAACTACTAGATCACAACAATCATGTGATATTGGTAATATTAGAAAAGTGTTAAGTAAAAGTACTGAAAATACGGACAAACATGCAATAGCAAATAAGgaagataaacaaaatgaatcaattaattcatcaaatgtagaaataaaagatacaaaaataacaaaaaagtcAAATGAAGCATTATTGCAATCTCCACAAATACGAAAAACAACTCCACGTTTGGCAAAAACAAAGAGTGcacaaaatatgaaattaatggTTCAAGGTTTaggatcaaaaaatatatctaattgcAGTAATACAAAGTCTAGAGGAAAGGGAGaactagaaaaaaattcgGAGTGTTCTCCTGATTCATCAAAAGTTGTAAGttacaatttatttacatGTATTTACTAATCTGCAATAGTAgaaagttacaaaaaaaatataaactgtATACGATCATTGATTGCAGGACAATGAGGATGAAATTGCAGAACTTATGTTAGCAAGCACtactattaaaaaagataatagaaagaagGCTAAGCAGGCTagagaattagaaaatataaagagactATTGGAAGCTGAAAATCTTTTgaatgaaggagaaagagaagaaagtatgttattatagaatattacttgagttaaatcgataaatattataaatcctACGTACGCGCGATTTATACAAttgaaaagattataaatttattattttcgtttttgttttcatacAGAATTTGCAGCATCATATCTTCAGAAATTACACTTGACATTGGAATCTAATAATccagatattttaaaaattgtaattaaattaattttagattACAATGACAAAATTGAGAATCTTAATCAATTGGAacatgaaatatctttttctaaaaaatatgaatCCTCTGAGATGCAAGAAGTGATACAAAAAAACACGATAACTAGAGATACATTAGCTATAGAATTATATCAAAACATCTACGATAAATTACGAAATTTTCCAGAATTGTGTTCAGActtgttgttatttttaaagcCACATCAAGCTGCATTAATAGGTAAATCTGtagaatatataatgttaCAAAAAATGAGTGAATTTTTAAACGTCATACAAGTCTATTTTACTAAGCAACCATCTCGGCTTGCAAAAATAATGCAGGCAATTACACAACTTTCATCTGATCCTCATGTAACATTAGAAAATGTTCACAATATTATGACTCCTCTACTCAAGGCACATCCTTTAGTTATGGatctatttttacaaatattacctAATGGTAAACCTCCAGAAAGGTAATATTCTGATATTTACGTAATACTGATTATAAACCTgtttagtaaaatatattttttttgtggtttttatatagtttatttACAGTAGAtacgtttgaaaatttaacTTGTCCATTGGGTCCTCATGATAAAAATAAGGTATATACAGATGATGCACCAGAGTTATATGAGAATATAGAATTACCAATGTCAGTTTCCCAAGAAGATCCTTATGGTGGAGATAATTGTAAATGTGATTGTCATAATGCAGATGGTTCAAGTAACAGAAATACTAATGAACATTGTATATCTTGTGGAACTAaggtataaatttataatcgtttaattttattatatcacatatgtaatattgttttttactctgtttattttattatattacatatgtatatatctttttttaacagttTCTGAATGGAAGAATATATCTTCAAACTTCCGAAGGCTTACGTCCTGCAAAAATAACATTCCCAGGagctgataaagaaaaattagaaaatattgcaAGGGTGTCTTTAAAAGTTGCTGATAAATTTACCCCACCTATTGCATCTAAACAACGTCGAAAATCTTCAAAAACTGATATTGGTGACGATTCATGTCAAAAACAATGTCTTCCCAAGAATTCacctttaaaagaaaatgaagataacGAAAAAATCATATCAAGATCTAAAAGAGGTACAAAATCACCACCCAAATCGGGAGAAccaaaaaaatcattgaaaaaagtAACATTCACTGATGAAGCGATATCTAGTAAGAAGGCACACTCTCCACAATCTATAAATAAacgtgaaaaaaagatagaacgaaAGACGCGGTTGGAACAAAGTACTTATGATAATTCATGTTCAGAAAGTGACTATCCTTCGAAATGCGTTGTAATTGAAAATAcatttgaaaaagatatatctcCAAAggataaaatgtttataaacaaGAACATGGAACATGATATGAGTAAGCacaatttactttattttcaaattatttacatatacgtataagagcgtatagttaaaaatatatttttaacagaaaataatattatggcGCCTAATccagaaaaagatagagatataataaatagtagtACAAGTTTAGAAAAAATGGATATTTCAAATGATTGTGATTCTGATACAAATTCTGAAAtggaatttattatcgataagcCGTGGACACGACAAGAGGATatgattcttcttttaagTATTAAGGAGGAGTATTcagaaaatacatttttgaaGGTTAGCCAAGAATTGGAAGATCGTACCATTGAACAggtaaagatatatagatattttttgtttctttagtttatgtagatatattgatattattttattttaggtCAAGGAAAGATGCAAAACATTACTTTCTTTGTTAGAGcaaatgttataattattagtcaaagaaatatatgaattataatatttatgtgtatataaaatatttaacgtcATTAGAGAAAGGTTAGAAAAGTACTTGtattacgatttttatatttagaaaatgtttatttaattcgattttgatctatgattttatttttcttttatacatatctgcttgtaacaaatttatatacatactcttttttttcattatgacttaaaaattcaattatattttcattaatttaaggATGTGagataagtataaatataaaattgttactaAGATATAGGGCAAAATAgcaacatataaaatattgtttacaGTACTATGAAATTTATACAAGATATCTATCACTATAAGTTGAGAActtataattagatataaagaaaaacatttttaaaagcaTCAGTTTACAGTCATAACctaatttacaataaaacaTTCCTGTAATCAGAGAAATAAagtttcttgaaatttttataatctaaggattttttcatattacaatgttttatttcaaaagcaaaaaatatcaaatgaaagtattaaagataattatttttttaattaaaaactgaataaatttaataaaagaatattatacttgttattttaataatgtctaaaaatataatttcataaaatatatttgatataaagatttatccacagattatacttatattatagtgtgaaaatttataatcatgGCATTGCTAAAtcttaaatatacaaaatgacAGTAACAGAATTATAGTTTTATAACAACTTGATTATATCAAGTAATGATCAAAAGTTTTTGTACAATATTTAGTCCTTTTAGTTCATAGTACAAattataatctattttatttgtttctaaaaACATTAACATGGACAATATTTATCATCCTAAATTCAGTATAAATTGTttcatgtaataatataatgtgtatcttgcaatatttttatctttagttTATCTCGTATTTCGGCTACATATTTCAGATCTCCTCTCATTGTATTCATAAATGACATATTAGAttgcaatataaaaatatagggAGCAAAATGTAATTCTAgtaaagaaagcaaaataatAGTATGCACATTatggaaatatttacaatctataaattatattattatataaacatgaataaataattgttacatagcaaataaaaattgcattATTCCAATATAAGTCAGTCTAATGTTGTCATCTATGAATATGATGAGCATGTACAAACTATGCaattttattgcatatatacattgtagcctaaattactattattctGCATTGTACTTTTGATGTCAGTACGTGGGATACAATCAGGATATTTAAAACACTTCCATGCTATCTACATCTATACCAATGTCGAGAAAATCATCTGCATAATCTTGAACTTGTCTTGATTGAAGAGAATGTTCAGAGTGATGTTCAGTGTGATCTGGATCATCTGTAACGGGACTAGGTGGAGGATTAGTTACTGTACGATCAGAATCTAAAGGCATTCTATCCATTCCTACACCACGTCTTAATCTTGCTTCTTCTGCAATCTGTCTGGTTGAAAACTCTGCTCTCGTTAATAAAGCTGGAAGATCTTTATCAGAACCatctaaagaaataaaaaatattatacaatttaatGCAATACTTTTggataatttttgtatatatttggTTAAGTCatcatcatattattttataaaaaactcACTTTCAAGACTTCTCATAAGCTcctgtgttttttttcttttctcatcagcctgtatttttttcttttgttccacattttttttcttatcgatataaaatatttctctgaTTTTTTCTTGTGGAATATGTTCATCATTTTTTACAAGCCATAAGTATACACCACCTGCTGTTCTTCTACGAGATCCATTCATTATTAACAAACCaccattttcttcgattttttttgttttttgaaaaaaatcaattgctttttcttttccaattattttcaCTATTCTACCTGAAAAAACAAGTAATCAAATatttgagatatatatatttttataaggaaataaataattaaagaatataaaatatatatttaaaattacttaTAAGGAGATCCTTATTTTCACAAAGTTTATCTGCAATATCACTTGCAACATCTGAATCTGTTGAATCTATTGTTGTACTTAAATCTGCTATAATACGTATACATCCTTTTTGACAATCAACTTCCattgaatttcttcttttccctaaTCTAAGTTGTACATTTTGTCTATCAGAATTTGTCCTTTTATTAGTTAATCTCTGTCCAGTATATTTCTCATCATCTGAACTAATATTGTTACGAGATCCATTAGCATTTGATGGATATCGAAGAGTAAAATTATAACTTTCAACACTACGTTCTTGATAGAGTTTCTTTGTAACACCACATGAAACTAAGTCTTCTGTTAACGATTCTTCTTGCACCTGTGTACACCATACTttgtatttatcattatttgttCCCCAATTATTAGATAAGCTTTtggatctttttattttcaacttaGGTTTTTTGTTTCTAGTATGTGCTGAATCGGAATCTGAATCACTTTCTGTATCCACAGATTCATCTGATTCATCACTGTATCCTAGTTTTGTCTGTCCTTCTGTTGCTCGTATCATGTGAGGCCTCTGCAATACGTTGTATCCTTCAAAGACATCGGTTGGctatagaaagatatataacgcttaattgataatatatttattttaataatacaattttactACTGAATTTACATAGAGATATGTactttaaacgatattatatctaaaatatttatgaaatattaaatatgataatttgAAATGTCTTGCAAATTTACTAGAAACAACAGACTTAgtgaaaatattgtattatcagGAGATTAATAAGTAATGCTTTTTTAAATACAGAACGGGAATAACAATTTTATGAgaacgaatatttatattcatacatttttatttaggtTAGGTTAATGtcaaaaacgaaataattaatatctgaCCTCATCATCGACAACCTCGCCATCTTCAAGCTCTAAAGGTTCTGCTTCCATATTCGAACTTAGAAAATGATCTCTTCTCTagcgaaaaaaatattttgaataagaattatttgttTCAGTTATATTAACACAACATAATACCTTGACCACTGTTCCTTTTCTAACTTCATGGCAATACCGCAATAGattcttttgttcgttttcaTGATAGGAATATTTGCTCGTGTACTCTTACGGCGATTGGTAAAACATTTTAACTTTCAACCAATAGATTTTTATGTTTAacaagaaagataattttgaACGTATCTTAAGGGAAATACTCATGTAATTaagatataatgaattatatacatgaaagagacagagagtatATTCCATACGaagtttgtaaaaaatattataattcgaaaaaatataaggttatatatataaaataaaactttgttttttatgttttttcatgattttttaatataattttttcattaaaattacatttgtgtatatataaaagtaagtgcgttgtattttttttatttgagaaaTCCAACTATAGGTTTCGTCGATCCAAGTTCTGCTTCCTTTTTTAATGCATTTATAAGTGCATCATTTAATGCAAGTGCAACGGTTTTACCTACCTGTAAATGATCATAAAATTCCCATGAAAtatcttacattttttatatattatttattttgactataatatatcatcaaaaataatattgtgttcattttaatattaataaaacatttttcaaataccTCTAGCATTTTAACTAATGTTGTATCCTGCATACTACCATATCCTATTTTGATGATAGATGTTATATTACCATTTGGTATTACAGATACAATTGTACTTGCTGGACTACACATTTCTTCTTCTGAAGTAGGATCTATTACACAATTTTCTCCtatctgaaagaaaataaaatatgtattttttttatctatcaatagataaagattaatttaaatcattcatttttacaatatctGCATAGACTTACTTTACATAAAGTAACTATAAGCGGATAATTTATAACATCTAATTTGATGCAATCAAAAGGATCATCTGATATTTGTATATCTGCTTCTCCACCATCAAAAGATGCAGCAGTTACCTTTGGTATTTCTGTACTGTATAAAGCAGCTTTTACAGCTATACCTACAGCATCAAAAAGATTTCCTCCACATTGTAATATCTGTGAacatattcaaattttttcatatgaGTTACAAAtgtgattatattttttttatatatatacaaatagcTCTTACCAAAATATCAACAAACATTTTCCAACATTTTCTATATGGCAaaatacataattttcttaaattaaataCAGATGGATTATAATAAGATAATGacaaaatattacttatttcaTTTGCCAAATCATCTCCACCTTTACCTTCAAATTCTGGGGTAGCATTGGCTGAACtacaaaatgatattatatatataaaattatttgaagagTATAAGTTTAGATTTATGATTAAACAACATACCAATC from Vespula vulgaris chromosome 8, iyVesVulg1.1, whole genome shotgun sequence includes:
- the LOC127065597 gene encoding uncharacterized protein LOC127065597 isoform X1: MNTMKKSASEEKQNSSIPSYRLNEAPKKCNLSFSINFDFDYTNSDNSSDSETADLQIDISEIDNDDPPTKHKRESVKETSVLNEMEEEIERQLDAKAAKTNLTATNVKNILKRVITNNEQVMAVVQKRLHDTEEDIIFEPKLTRAKAKELGAVEQVNVLWNTRPVKKPPLQVLIDEEFPEDSSDEEYKPEQDKQSDDDREIEISISGDIESQLPIPVHQFDSALQKKPKSPNIQYDPEGIFKIPCLPHVPTEEESIGHRTRSKLCLSETPLEQIEQAFVPPDITTDMYDSDCDEDWGNFLKEFTQPLEQEHTAEDDPEADPEYNILEDEETDLLDKEELRADKDVEITFKELIDLFEFTDTFIKQEEQEVSKKKKLSDNLNTSVEKNTLNCSELSMLVNFEQRHLLTIQLQQHVQLMVQHFAMTYMHPDLHILSKTCKQNLNSIRYLSNGPNSAFNVGNISDALKLVSDWENKFLEPKFHEEFKKHIEDENTIKTMRLKNRWEYIPQFYPDLIKLFVESKALIYPQLLPDIPFKSELTKYTKSPFLKPEENLIALGLEQFFPFVASQKTKFKSKKFQLFDVAQLIAEYLLPVRESKKIFFYVRKQRSAKDFNPIKHYFDKGTAPRIIHYITLEYDHKAPIHQPIHLLPAKWQNYLTNTKPKMDILKRKHILNSYNDTSKIENLINDKFNLHPYVSKHHPLRNPIVNVLPKILPNPKLLSNNITTKSVQGKTNIQTTRSQQSCDIGNIRKVLSKSTENTDKHAIANKEDKQNESINSSNVEIKDTKITKKSNEALLQSPQIRKTTPRLAKTKSAQNMKLMVQGLGSKNISNCSNTKSRGKGELEKNSECSPDSSKVDNEDEIAELMLASTTIKKDNRKKAKQARELENIKRLLEAENLLNEGEREEKFAASYLQKLHLTLESNNPDILKIVIKLILDYNDKIENLNQLEHEISFSKKYESSEMQEVIQKNTITRDTLAIELYQNIYDKLRNFPELCSDLLLFLKPHQAALIGKSVEYIMLQKMSEFLNVIQVYFTKQPSRLAKIMQAITQLSSDPHVTLENVHNIMTPLLKAHPLVMDLFLQILPNGKPPESLFTVDTFENLTCPLGPHDKNKVYTDDAPELYENIELPMSVSQEDPYGGDNCKCDCHNADGSSNRNTNEHCISCGTKFLNGRIYLQTSEGLRPAKITFPGADKEKLENIARVSLKVADKFTPPIASKQRRKSSKTDIGDDSCQKQCLPKNSPLKENEDNEKIISRSKRGTKSPPKSGEPKKSLKKVTFTDEAISSKKAHSPQSINKREKKIERKTRLEQSTYDNSCSESDYPSKCVVIENTFEKDISPKDKMFINKNMEHDMKNNIMAPNPEKDRDIINSSTSLEKMDISNDCDSDTNSEMEFIIDKPWTRQEDMILLLSIKEEYSENTFLKVSQELEDRTIEQVKERCKTLLSLLEQML